One genomic segment of Polyodon spathula isolate WHYD16114869_AA chromosome 17, ASM1765450v1, whole genome shotgun sequence includes these proteins:
- the LOC121329809 gene encoding liprin-alpha-1-like isoform X19 codes for MMCEVMPTISEAEIPSGGGGGGGSGSPLQSDADGHFESLMVSMLEERDRLLDTLRETQDTLGLTQGKLHEVSYERDSLQRQLNTALPQEFAALTKELNICREHLLEREEEISELKAERNNTRLLLEHLECLVSRHERSLRMTVVKRQAQSPAGVSSEVEVLKALKSLFEHHKALDEKVRERLRVALERCSALEEQLACSHKELAILREQNSQKKALINNGIVEMNHDSENVPSTNGKRSSDGSLNHEEDLAKVMELQEIIDRQTKDLGQMKERLAALSSRVTELEEDLDTARKDLIKSEEMNTKYQRDVREVMAQKEDMEERITTLEKRYLAAQRESTSVHEFNDKLENEIANKESMFRQSEEKNRQVQERLELAEQKLKQTLRKAESLPEVEAELAQRVAALTKAEERHGNIEERLRQMEAHLEEKNQELQRARQREKMNEEHNKRLSETVDKLLSESNERLQLHLKEKMSALEDKNALIHDLENTKKQIEDAHHEKEQLLIEIETMRAENEQARLRSTSSLHHGRAHLGSTPDFRYPVSTSSMMDSHTDQFNTSVLRRPLKGRMAALRDEPSKHVQTLNEQEWERVQQANVLANVAQAFESDVDVSDIEDDRETVFSSVDLLSPSGQADAQTLAVMLQEQLDAINNEIRMIQEEKETTVQRAEEIENRVGSGSLENLCSKFRSMNSIPPSFTGSSLAGSSPPGSGHSTPRRVPRSSAREVDRQGSMTLPSDLRKHRRKSPVSQDDKATIKCETSPPSTPRSMRFHKGPTHAASHEDIRDIRSSTGSQDGQGSNPSSSNSSQDSLNKAPKKKSIKSSIGRLFGKKEKGRPGPPGKEAMGQSGTPEGDTSPQDALGLSKLGGQVEKNRKLQKKHELLEEARRQGLPFSHWDGPTVVVWLELWVGMPAWYVAACRANVKSGAIMSALSDTEIQREIGISNPLHRLKLRLAIQEIMSLTSPSAPPTSRTSTGNVWLTHEEMENLAASPQTTLAYGDMNHEWIGNEWLPSLGLPQYRSYFMECLVDARMLDHLTKKDLRGQLKMVDSFHRNSFQCGIMCLRRLNYDRQELERKREECQVKVKDVLVWSNDRVVHWVQSIGLKEYANNLVESGVHGALLGLDETFDHNALALLLQIPTQNTQARAVLEREYNNLLALGTERRLDEDDDKNFRRAPSWRKKFRPKDIRGMSPGSAETLPANFRVTTAMSSPSMQPKKMQVDGNITGAQRMDSATVRTYSC; via the exons gagtTTGCTGCACTTACTAAGGAACTTAATATATGCAGAGAGCACCTTCTTGAACGAGAAGAAGAAATTTCTGAATTAAAGGCTGAACGAAATAACACACGG ctgcttttAGAACACTTGGAATGCCTTGTATCGAGGCACGAGCGCTCTCTCAGAATGACAGTAGTGAAGAGACAAGCACAGTCTCCAGCAGGGGTATCCAGTGAAGTGGAAGTCCTTAAAGCACTGAAGTCTTTATTCGAGCACCACAAAGCTTTAGATGAAAAG GTAAGGGAACGGTTACGAGTTGCGTTGGAAAGATGCAGTGCATTGGAAGAACAGCTAGCCTGTTCTCATAAAGAG CTGGCTATTTTGAGAGAGCAGAATAGCCAAAAGAAAGCTTTGATTAACAATGGGATAGTGGAAATGAACCACGACTCGGAAAACGTACCGAGCACAAACGGAAAG AGGTCATCAGATGGGTCTCTTAATCATGAAGAAGATCTGGCAAAAGTTATGGAGCTTCAGGAGATCATCGACAGACAGACCAAGGATCTGGGTCAGATGAAGGAGCGATTAGCTGCTCTTTCAAGCCGAGTAACTGAATTGGAAGAAGATCTTGATACGGCCCGCAAAGATCTCATCAAGTCTGAGGAAATGAACACTAAGTATCAGAGAGACGTTCGGGAG GTCATGGCCCAAAAGGAGGATATGGAAGAGAGAATAACAACCCTCGAAAAACGCTACCTCGCTGCACAACGTGAATCTACATCTGTACATGAATTCAATGATAAACttgaaaatgaaattgcaaaCAAAGAATCAATGTTTAGACAG AGTGAGGAGAAGAACCGGCAGGTACAGGAGAGGTTGGAACTGGCTGAACAGAAGTTAAAGCAAACACTAAGGAAAGCAGAGTCCCTTCCAGAGGTGGAAGCAGAGCTAGCACAGAGAGTGGCAGCACTTACCAAG GCTGAAGAGAGACATGGAAATATCGAGGAGCGCTTACGGCAGATGGAAGCACATCTGGAGGAGAAGAACCAAGAACTACAGAGA gctcGACAGAGGGAGAAGATGAATGAAGAACACAATAAACGATTGTCGGAGACGGTGGACAAATTGCTTTCTGAGTCAAATGAAAGATTGCAGCTTCATCTGAAGGAGAAGATGTCTGCTTTAGAAGataag aatgctctcattcatgATCTGGAGAACACCAAAAAACAAATTGAAGATGCACATCATGAGAAG GAACAACTTCTAATTGAAATAGAAACTATGAGGGCTGAAAATGAGCAGGCAAGGTTGAGAAGCACTTCTTCACTGCATCATGG ccgCGCCCATCTGGGCAGCACCCCTGATTTCAGGTATCCTGTATCGACTTCCTCTATGATGGACAGTCATACAGACCAATTCAACACATCAGTGTTGCGACGCCCGCTAAAAGGCCGTATGGCAGCCCTTCGAGACGAGCCTTCAAAG CAT GTGCAGACGCTAAACGAGCAGGAGTGGGAGAGAGTGCAGCAAGCCAACGTCTTGGCTAACGTGGCCCAGGCATTTGAGAGTGATGTGGATGTGTCTGACATAGAGGACGACAGAGAGACTGTTTTCAGTTCTGTTGATCTGCTGTCCCCGAGTGGTCAGGCTGATGCCCAGACTCTGGCTGTGATGCTTCAGGAGCAATTAGATGCCATCAACAATGAAATTAG GATGATTCAGGAAGAGAAGGAGACGACAGTCCAGCGGGCTGAGGAGATTGAAAACCGGGTGGGAAGTGGGAGTTTGGAAAATCTTTGCAGCAAATTCAGATCCATGAACTCCATTCCTCCCTCTTTCACTGGCTCCTCCCTGGCGGGTTCCTCCCCCCCCGGCAGCGGGCACTCTACCCCTCGCCGCGTACCGCGCAGTTCTGCCCGTGAGGTCGACCGACAAGGTAGCATGACTTTG CCTAGTGATTTAAGGAAGCACCGTAGGAAG TCCCCAGTATCACAAGAtgacaaagctacaataaaatgTGAGACCTCTCCTCCATCAACACCCAGGTCTATGCGTTTCCACAAGGGACCCACCCACGCAGCTAGCCATGAAGATATCAGGGATATAAGAAG TTCCACCGGTTCCCAGGACGGCCAAGGCAGTAACCctagcagcagcaacagcagccaaGATTCTCTTAACAAAGCCCCCAAAAAGAAGAGCATCAAATCTTCCATTGGCCGACTGTTTGGCAAAAAAGAGAAGGGTCGGCCTGGACCGCCTGGCAAAGAAGCTATGGGCCAAT CAGGTACTCCAGAAGGGGATACTTCTCCTCAAGATGCCTTAGGACTTAGTAAACTGGGAGGACAAgtggaaaaaaatagaaaattacagaaaaa ACATGAGCTACTAGAGGAGGCTCGCAGGCAAGGTTTACCATTTTCACACTGGGATGGTCCAACTGTAGTTGTGTGGTTGGAG CTCTGGGTTGGAATGCCAGCCTGGTACGTGGCAGCTTGCAGAGCCAATGTGAAAAGCGGTGCTATTATGTCGGCTTTGTCTGACACTGAAATACAGCGGGAGATTGGAATTAGCAATCCTTTACACAGGTTAAAGCTACGTCTGGCTATTCAGGAGATCATGTCTTTAACAAGCCCGTCTGCACCACCAACCTCCAGAACG TCCACTGGGAATGTGTGGCTTACGCACGAAGAAATGGAAAACCTTGCTGCCTCACCCCAAACG ACACTGGCCTATGGTGATATGAACCACGAGTGGATTGGTAATGAATGGCTTCCAAGTTTGGGGCTGCCTCAGTATCGAAGCTACTTCATGGAGTGCCTTGTTGATGCTCGAATGCTGGACCATTTGACAAAGAAGGACTTACGGGGGCAACTTAAAATGGTTGATAGTTTTCACCG AAACAGTTTCCAGTGCGGTATAATGTGTCTACGAAGGCTGAATTATGATAGACAAGAACTTGAAAGGAAAAGAGAAGAATGCCAAGTTAAAGTTAAAG ATGTTTTAGTATGGAGCAATGACAGAGTGGTTCACTGGGTGCAGTCCATCGGTCTCAAGGAATATGCAAATAACCTGGTAGAAAGTGGAGTCCACGGAGCGCTTCTTGGCTTAGATGAAACTTTTGATCACAATGCATTAGCGCTTTTATTACAGATACCGACCCAAAATACGCag GCAAGGGCCGTTCTAGAAAGAGAATATAATAATCTTCTTGCTCTGGGTACTGAAAGAAGACTTGATGAG GATGATGATAAGAACTTCAGGAGAGCTCCCTCCTGGAGGAAGAAGTTTCGACCAAAAGACATTCGGGGGATGAGTCCTGGGTCAGCAGAAACTCTTCCTGCAAACTTTAGGGTTACCACCGCAATGTCTTCACCTTCTATGCAGCCAAAGAAAATGCAGGTGGATG GCAACATAACAGGAGCGCAAAGAATGGATTCTGCGACAGTAAGGACCTACTCATGTTAA